AAAAGTATCGGATGCGATCGGATTCAAAGGAAACACGAAGGTTCGCGACTATCACATACAACAAATCATAAAAGAAATCGAAGCCTACGGATATGATGGGATCGATATCGACTACGAGGGGATGACCTGCGATAAAAAGGAAAGCTTTGAGACTTTTTTATCTCTACTATCCGAGGAATTGAAAAAGAAGAAAAAACTTTTATCGGTCGCGATTCATCCAAAAACCTCCGCAGAAAAGACTTCCGAATATTATTGCAAAGAAAACGGAAAGAGGATGCAGGTGGATTTTTACGAGGCTTACCGAGGACAACTTTCTCATGACTATGAATTTTTGGGAAAGATCGCCGATAAGGTCAAAATCATGGCGTACGAATTACACCCTAGGAAAAACGCCTTTCCCGGGCCTGGCCCTCAAGCGCCGTCCTGGTGGATTGAGAAAATATTAGAATATTCTACACAAAGAATTCCTAATTCAAAATTGTATATGGCCATTCCGACTTACGGATACGACTGGTCGCTGAACTGCGATACCCCTTCCAAAGCGGTATTCTATTCCAGAGCACAATATATTAAAATGAATTGGAATCCGAGATCCGAAGAGCCGACCGATATGTCTAAAATTTTCAAGGAAGCGAAAAAATCCGGAGATTGGATCTACTTACGACCGTATTTATACCGTCACGAAGGACGGGTTTACGACGATCCTTCTCTTTGGTATACTC
The nucleotide sequence above comes from Leptospira weilii. Encoded proteins:
- a CDS encoding glycosyl hydrolase family 18 protein; the encoded protein is MKFKLTLFFISILIIAILSLRSLQGPSGSDVPISENHGSKFQDLRFFVRENFGLTSYQFRLPDSEILAFFNGSEEGNQKVKKEFLASTWSSDIVAMTQNIRLYDEIHPFLYTLEGGRTNTGNIKSVWNPRAQEVYIWALRTISPKTKIIPTIFRWENDFEKVSDAIGFKGNTKVRDYHIQQIIKEIEAYGYDGIDIDYEGMTCDKKESFETFLSLLSEELKKKKKLLSVAIHPKTSAEKTSEYYCKENGKRMQVDFYEAYRGQLSHDYEFLGKIADKVKIMAYELHPRKNAFPGPGPQAPSWWIEKILEYSTQRIPNSKLYMAIPTYGYDWSLNCDTPSKAVFYSRAQYIKMNWNPRSEEPTDMSKIFKEAKKSGDWIYLRPYLYRHEGRVYDDPSLWYTLGGCDRVAFYMNRRSFETKMNLLKKYKIRGFSFWQLIQDNDPEIHSYLKTMVENEREDRKASFL